The Litorilinea aerophila region CTCTTCTCCTTGATGATGGTGGGCATGCTGCTGGTGCGGGTCTCCCGAGCCGCGGCCTCGGCCGATCGCATCGTCGAGGTGCTGCATAGCCAGCCGGACATCCAGGACCGCCCGGACGCCGGCGACCTGGCCCAGGTGCAGGGCCAAATCTGCTTCGAGGATGTGACCTTCAGCTACAACGGCCAGGCCCAGCCGGTGTTACAGGAGATCCGCTTCAGCGCCAGCCCCGGCGAGACGGTGGCCATCCTGGGTGCCACCGGTTCCGGCAAGTCCAGCCTGGTGCACCTGATCCCCCGCTTCTACGATGTGAAGGCCGGCCGGGTGCTGGTGGATGGGGTGGACGTGCGCCAGGTACGGCAGGCGTCCCTGCGGCGTCACATCAGCGTAGCCCTCCAGGAAGCCGTGCTCTTCACCGGGACCATCCGGGACAACATCCGCTACGGCTGTCCCGACGCCAGCGAGGAGGAAGTCATCGCCGCGGCCAAAGCAGCCCAGATCCACGATTTCATCGTCCAGCTTCCCGAAGGCTACGACACCCGGGTGGGCCAGCGGGGCGTCAACCTCTCCGGCGGCCAGAAGCAGCGCATCGCCATCGCCCGGGCCCTGATCCGCCGTCCGGCCATCCTCATCCTGGACGACAGCACCAGCGCGGTGGATGTGGAGACGGAGGCCTGCATCCAGGAGGCCCTGGCCAGTGCCATGGCCAACCACACCCGCATCATCATTGCCCAGCGCATCAGCTCGGTGGTGGCTGCCGACAAGATCATCGTCCTGGACAACGGCCGCATCTGCGGCATGGGAACCCACCAGGAGCTGCTGGCCACCAACCCGATCTACCAGGAAATCTACACTTCCCAGTTGGGAAATGGGGTGAAACAACATGGCTGAACAACGGACCCAACCACGCCAGGTTCCTCCGCTCTTGGGGCCGGGCGGCCCCGGCGGGCCGGGTGCCGGCCTGGGCAGCGGCCAGAAACCGCGGGATGCCCGGGGCACCCTGCGCCGCATCTGGGGCTATTTGCGCCACCAGAAACAGGGATTGGCCTTCGTCTTCCTCATGAGCGCCCTGAGCACCGGCCTGGGCCTGCTGGGCCCCTGGCTCATGGGCATGGCCATCGACGACTACATCATGGCCGGCGACCTGGTGGGGCTGGCCCGCATCGCCTGGCTGATGCTCATCGTCTACCTGCTCACCTCCCTGACCACCTGGCTCCAGACCTACGCCATGGCCGCGGTGGCCCAGCAGGCGGTCCACGCCATCCGCCGGGATCTCTTCGCCAGGCTGCAAACCCTCTCCCTCCGCTTCTTCGACCAGCGCCCCCATGGCGAGCTCATGAGCCGCCTGACCAACGACGTGGAGAACATCTCCAACGTCCTGACGGAGGGTGTGACCCAGTTTTTCGCCAGCATCCTGATGCTGGTGGGCGTGGCCGCCATGATGCTGGCCCTCAACGTGCGCCTGGCCGCGGTCAGCCTGGTGACCATCCCCCTGATGGTCTCCCTCACCTCCTGGGTGGCCCGGCGGACCCGCAGCGGCTTCCGGGCCCAGCAGCGTACCCTGGGCGAACTGAACGGCCTCATCGAAGAAAC contains the following coding sequences:
- a CDS encoding ABC transporter ATP-binding protein, whose product is MKSFRELIPFLRPYRLAVFMAPLLMLVEVAMDLMQPRLLEQIVDRGIAQGNMRLVIQTGLLMVGLALVGAVGGVGNTFLAVRIAHRSGADLRDALFARVLDFSFGNLDRLETGQLVTRLTNDVTQVQEVVLILVRILVRAPLLLVGSLIMGVLTSPRLALLLLALSPFILGLLFWVIARAHPLFAAVQERLDRVNTVMQENLAGVRVVKAFVRSAYEQTRFGQANDALRDQTIQAMQLMALVMPLMMLFVNLGVVGVIWFGGRMVVGGQLAVGQIIAFVNYLLQALFSLMMVGMLLVRVSRAAASADRIVEVLHSQPDIQDRPDAGDLAQVQGQICFEDVTFSYNGQAQPVLQEIRFSASPGETVAILGATGSGKSSLVHLIPRFYDVKAGRVLVDGVDVRQVRQASLRRHISVALQEAVLFTGTIRDNIRYGCPDASEEEVIAAAKAAQIHDFIVQLPEGYDTRVGQRGVNLSGGQKQRIAIARALIRRPAILILDDSTSAVDVETEACIQEALASAMANHTRIIIAQRISSVVAADKIIVLDNGRICGMGTHQELLATNPIYQEIYTSQLGNGVKQHG